The following nucleotide sequence is from Theobroma cacao cultivar B97-61/B2 unplaced genomic scaffold, Criollo_cocoa_genome_V2, whole genome shotgun sequence.
aaaaattataacttataaaaaaaatttaccaaacaactttagcttaattttaaaagctattattttttataaaagctTCATTATAGCttttaaattagaaaaaaatcaGACCAAACAGGCTCTTAGAgaaaattctttaaatcaaGTTCATGAagtttcttttaaaaatgattaaataaaaaattaaaagcaaaaattCAAACTGATTGATTGAAAAAGCTTTGTTGCATAGAACAAGTGtgcaaaatttgaaaaaaatggtattttatttatgtaggtatttttattatatattataacaGAGTTTTCACCCTTCAATAAATGGTggtcaaattttttatgtagacagtatttttattcaactttttatatattattgattttctcataaattttgtcaatttattggttttgatttttggtcaaaattaatttttatttgattttttgaaagaGATGACTGCAACAGCATTGGGATTTAATTACACTTTTTTAGTTAACATATCTTTTTGTGTAATGAAATCTTAAAAAGGGCactttttaaaacttttaatttcacttgttttacatttaatagcaatataaaaacatatgtCTTTACTAGTGTATACAATCTCTACAgttacattttatttataatgttaCTACAAATTTATATAATGCAGTCAAATCTACAAAAGTATTgtaaaagtattaaaaaatattaaaaatatttttaataacacattttgaaaatatattctCTTTAAGTCAAACTTGTTGTAGCGAAGAACCTAACAAATTTGACCTAAAAAACTTTATCTAAGTTTTGTCCATGTTTTAGAGGTATCACGTGGAAACTTCCTCAcaaattactttatttttgtttatttctttCCCTGTTAACATTACTTTATATTTCATACAATTTGATTTCAACTGCAAAGAAATATTGAACAATTTACTTATGTCCTAATAGAAGACTTGACTTGAGGATCTATTTCTCACTAtatatgtttcttttttgatcATTTAAGAGACAAGAAAAAGAGACATTTTCCATGCTTGTTTGTTATTTTCgatcattatcatcaaaattaaaataggcCAAATGAATTGAAAGAGGTTAATTTTGCAAATCATCTTGGCCTACTGGCTGTTATATATGAGGAGAGATATAAAGTTACATTTGggtaaaatcaattatttttacacttttctataatttttttatataattattattttcatattgtTAAATTTAACAATTTACTTGTACTTGTCATACACATAAAGGTTCAAATTAATCTgatattcaatttcaaattttattattaacaaataaagattaaaatttaacaatttaCTCATTCTTGtcatacataaaaaattaaaataagacttaaaaattaaaatatattcaacATGAACTTTTTTTTGGCTTGTTAAAGGAtctgaatatatatattttttgaaataatagTATATGggctataatttttttaatctataTAGAAATTATTAAGCATATCTGTTTTTGAATATAGTATGACATAAAAAATTCTATGTAAACAACTTATTAAACTTATGagcataaatattttatgaaataaaaaatatctatGTAAATAAAAGAGACAAATTGCTTTGGCTTTTTCACCATAATGCACCGGAAGTGGTGCTCATAGAGATGAAccaaagaattaaaaaaaaaaagggaaataattttttaattttaaattaaaagaattagaGTTATGTGCACTTTTCTGAACCAATTTCAAGATAAACCAAAacctttatatataaaaaaaagctaaaataGTTAGAATTCGTTGGCCATATACTAAATGGGTGTAGCTGAGGGTGGAATGGAAAGGACCAAAATTGCATAATGAGAACTGGATcgagtaaagaaagaaaaataaaaaggaaaccaaagttgaaaaaatagtaaaacttttttattgcaaaaagaattttgatttcagatttgaattttaaattccaaaaattagaaaaaaaaaaggtttatgCAAATGGAATTCaaatgaaatgcaaatgaagtgagagagaaaagagtTTGAGATTTCTAAGGAAGAGAAGACAAAGGAAGGTATTAATAATTATGGGAAAATGAAGGTGAATTGATGGAAGTATGCATTTACCCAATTATTACATGGAGAAGACTTGAGCTCTAAAGTCATCGCCTGTGAATGTAGTTAGACAACAATCGCATTTATAAGACAATTAATAGGACAGGCTAGCTAGATGGGATGTCATGATCATACGTTAAATGTTGTGTCTGAAACATACATGAATCTATGTCATTGTCATTGACTTATTATTCATAGACTCATGTACCGGATCAAATGGGTTACCCCCTTCTTGGTACGTATAACTTACTCAATTAACCTCGTTTTCCCGACTAGACTTGGAACCAAGCAACTAACAACTGCCCTCACCGTAACATTCTATGTGAGAATTGTGATGTGATCCTCTTTCAAGAccttaatatatttattgacTCTTTGTTgttgtcaatttttttctgGGAAGAAAAGAGAGTTAAATGCTCATTTGCTCGTCATTTCATTTACGCAATTGTTTTCTGTCTTTTCTGAAGACTTGACTTTGTCTAATGAGGAGTAAGAAGAAgcgaaaattattaaaaaataataattaattatgattaatttttatgacttttttctatttataatttaaacatccaatttgtttttccttctttccaTATTAcctaattaatttgttttttttaagagaataagagaatggaaggaattaaaaaaaacaacatcaataattatatttgagaatttaCCTTGTTTCACGCTCAGAAAATTTAACCTTCTTATAAATGCAATGGAAGCCAAAATAAACAttcattcaattaaaattaattattttgtgtACAATTTATTCTATTTGCCACTTTATTCTCCACTTTTTCTACCTAATAAGAATAAGGAAAGATTATTTCCTTCCATTTTCGTTTTCTTTTAtctactttttttctttttcttttttttttttttcttttcttcctctgAACGTATGTAATATAGCAAAAGTATAATAGAGTATATTTTTATAGGTAGAAGGTGCAGTAGCAACGAGAAATGGCATAACAATTCGTAGGGTAATgagaattaattattatattttgtgaCTAGTTTAGGAGGATgggtgataattctattttatagaattattttattctaattttgttattaaatattagctaagtcgtCAATTTGCaatcataatttatttatttttagttatttttataattacttttatttttaagtgagttattttaattttatgttatttttttaatttgattgttatttattagtttttattatttttgtaagaataaaagaattgagcttaattttgaaaagtgaGATGTTGAAAGACTTGAAAGTTTGTTTGCATACGCTTCAGTGTCTTGGCCATAACTCGAGTTACAAACTCCAAATGATACGATTCTTAGACCAGTAGAAAACTAAAagatagagctacaactttgatgaaGATCACTTTACTGGTTCTACCttgaaaatagagaaaatcgCGTCGGAAAATGGGAGGACGTACTGTGCcgggaatgaaaatttgtaaagattgacaattgatttttgggcatctcattatacttttaagcccaattgaACCCTAGATCAACTTAAGAAACTttaggttaagtttattagtataaataggatatgtttaGTAACATTAACAAGACAACTTTtgggagattcaagaagctagGAGTTGAGATTGAAACTTGGATATCAAAGTagtaaatattgttttgttttcttccttggtttttatttttcttgttactctcaatagttgaattttatacaatgttatttgtctttgcgattatgagtagctacttttctttttctaatattaCAATTGAACttacatgtaatctaaatttttaatctctttcttgtttatttttaataggatttgaattgtttattccaatttgttcttaatacttttaattgcctgatcaccaattaaattgattaggaacctaaacaaacttgggaaatggagtttagtgtagactaaaattaaaatagcatatgatcatattaattgatttgtgtataggatatggatatacctatagcctatatgtagccagattagagcaTGAACTGAATGAGTCTGTCTTAATTTAAATTCACATAGGAATAtaatgttttggttaaaatagatatttttataagatgagtcgggagatccttataaataatttagaactctAAGTTAGTAATTCAACTCactgaaataagttaaggacgacaggtaagatttagatgaaatgtGAGAGATATTACAATCCTAGGGttgtttgattttatattttctcaagttattatttttttgatttttcttgttaatttaaattttagttaattagttttagttaatcaattaattttggatgtttggataagattaatttgttctaatttaatacttagtaaagttttagattaattctctgtgggatcgatactctgcttgcttatatactatctactcgatatgtatacttatgtagtagaattttaactgacaatggggtggagaaagaaaggaagagcTGACGAGGGAAGAGACACTACACAGAGACAAGCCTAGAAGAACTAATATAGTACAAAACTAATTGTGGTGTCCTATTTCAAGACTTGACTTGAGCATGGGTTCGGGCTGCCTTCGTTTGAAATATTTGTTCACTAGTTTTCAGTAGCTATCCTCGGACCCCTTGGGGATAGCTCATGTCCAttagacaagaaaaaagggaCCATTGCATGTTTAATACTTCCATAATTGTCGctaacaaataagtaaaatgaaTTAATAGTGTGACCATacatttgttttcttttaaactTGAAGATAATGTCTACAATCGTGATAAATATGGACATTAAACCCTCCAAAAATTCACCTCAGACTTGATgtattataagttttttaaaGTCCACAATCATGACATAAATGTCATCATTTAagagttttttgttttttttttggagcaCTGTCAATTTTAAGTTGATTGACGATTTCTAACtcttattttgattcaataaaattttaattgtaaaatatttattgaaagaaataaCGTTATTTATCTATGTAATACAAATAtctagtatatatataaatatatacaatatgtatgcatatattctatctatttatattaaaaagtatatttttcaaaatgtaAATAGTGAATGACACATATAtactaataatttattaagtcatccttaattaatgatttttttattaaattaaagaatcaactaatttttattttatttccttattaACAATTGAACTTCTTATTAAagtaaatttttcttaattgatatttattattaaattaaaatattaactaatttttatctatttatttctttattaacaTTGAAGTCTTTATTGAAGTAAATTGttcctaataaaatttaaaattttgctaTATCAAGAATTAGAATTAATGTTCATgattctaatagtcataattataatcatcatgatttattttcaatcaCTTATACAAGaattcataatttattttcaatcacTTATACAAGAATTCTTTGAACGGTAGCTATAAATCAGTTTATAAGGACCGCTGCAGCTGTAGTTAAAGTCAAGATAAGAATAAGTTTCAGGCATTTTAACTAAGATATATCAAGTATAAATTCAGGTGTAGAGATGAAAATATTACTAGTTTCTTTTATTAGTTTCTTTTACTAGTTTCTTTTTATGATATATCAGATATATCATACTATACCAGCTTCGTAGATAAACTATAATcatttttcctatttattAGTTTCTTTTATGTAGATTAATGTTTATATACACAGTTGAAAGATCCATGTGGATTCTACACGATTAAATGAGACACTAGGAATAAATTATCAGTCTTCAATGGAACCCTGTAGACAAACTAATTGCATTCGATCTTAAGAGTATAAATGGTGGGAAAATTACTCTtcgtttttctttatttgagaCTGCCTTTGGAAGCTTAAAAGTGGAAGGCTCATCAACACCCCTCCTTGAATATTCCCTCCATCTTCGCGCTGCTGCTGCGGCCCTCCTTGCTCTCTCTTTCACTTCCTCCTCTGCAACAACAAATCAACTTGAGTTAAAACTTTCAGCCTGAGCAGAGTTCATCAGACAATCAGTTTATAATGCACAGCCAAAAAGGCTGAATCATAGGTACGCATGTGACCATGCATTGGTTACAAAAGGCAAAAAATAAGAAGCATTCAAAACAGCTAGCTTCCATTTTTTGACAGTGGCAAAAACTGAAATGATAAAGCCACTTCAACCTTCCACTAGTGAAAGCTCCGCCACTAATGTTTTTTATAACAGAGCTCTAATGAGGTATACCTGATAACAACTCTACATCAAAAACTGCTGATAACTCAACTAGAATGTTGACCATAGTATGTTCATTCGTAATAAATGTAGAATAAGTATTCACCAACCCATAAAAAATACCATTGGTCACAAGACAAATATTGGAGATTTCTATGCAATGCAGGGTgatgaaaatagtttatttcaGATGTCATCTGTTATATATTCCTCAATTTCTTATGCTGATTATACCACCAGAAATAGTCATATTCAATAAGCCAAAACTCCTGCGCGTCTCAAAATCATTAAATCCAAAGGAAACTTAGATGACGAATATAAAGGCTCCATAAAGCATTTGCGATCTTATTAACTTGCATATGGAGAGGAATTGCTAGCATCAATAAAGCAATGCCATTCCACAGTGCGCCCGAATAGTATAAATCAGTACGCATAATCTCAAGGAGACACTATCTAACACCCGTATGTTCTTGGAATGGATCCAAAATTGTTTATGCAAAAAGTAGCTCAAATAGAAAAATCCTGTGAGAGTGTTATTGACTTACTAATCTAGGTGCATAATGCTGATTGGCCGGGGAAAACACCAAAAAAGAACTGCTGCCTTACGTACTTGGTAAAATTTAGCTTAATAAACCCTTAATTTCAAGTGTCTTATCACTATGTTCCAAGGGGATGGCCGTTcgtattttttttgtctaaagTAACAACATGATTCAGAATGGGTACATCTGCAAACTAATATNTCCAATTTCTTGGGAAATGGAACCAGAGAGTTTGTTGCTGTAAAAGTTAAGAACAGATAAGTTTGTCAAATTTCCCATTGAAGCTGGGATTAGACTTGTGAAATTGTTGTTGGACAATTCAAGGTCAGAAAGAGATCTTAACAAACCAATTTCTTGAGGAATGGAACTAGAGAGTTTGTTGTAATAAAGGTTAAGAACGGATAAGTTTGTCAAATTTCCTATTGAAACTGGGATTGGACCTGTGAAATTGTTGTCAAACAATTCAAGATCAGAAAGAGATCTTAACAACCCAATTTCTTGGGGAATGGAACCAGAGAGTTTGTTGCTGTAAAAGTTAAGAACAGATAAGTTTGTCAAATTTCCTATTGAAGCAGGGATTGGACCTGTGAAATTGCTGTCAGACAATGTAAGGCTAGAAAGAGATCTTAACAACCCAATTTCTTGAGGAATGGAACCAGAGAGTTTGTTGCTGTAAAAGTTAAGAACAGATAAGTTTGTCAAATTTCCTATTGAAACTGGGATTGGACCTGTGAAATTGTTGTCAGACAATGCAAGGTTAGAAAGAGATCTTAACAATCCAATTTCTTGGGGAATGAAACCAGAGAGTTTGTTGCTGTAAAGGTAAAGAAAAGATAAGTTTGTCAAATTTCCTATTGAAGCAGGGATTGGACCTGTGAAATTGTTGTCAGACAATGTAAGGCTAGAAAGAGATCTTAACAACCCAATTTCTTGGGGAATGGAACCAGAGAGTTTGTTGCTGTAAAGGTAAAGAAAAGATAAGTTTGTCAAATTTCCTATTGAAGCTGGGATTGGACCTGTGAAATTGTTGTCAGACAATGCAAGGCTAGAAAGAGATCTTAACAATCCAATTTCTTGGGAAATGGAACCAGAGAGTTTGTTGCTGTAAAGGTAaagaatggataagtttgtcAAATTTCCTATTGAAGCAGGGATTGGACCTGTTAAATTGTTGTCAGACAATCCAAGATCAGAAAGAGATCTTAACAACCCAATTTCTTGAGGAATGAAATTAGAGAGTTTGTTGTTATTAAGGTAAAGAACGGATAAGTGTATCATATTTCCTATTGAAGCCGGGATTGGACCTGTGAAATTATTGTAAGACAATTGAAGATCAGAAAGTGATCTTAACAATCCAATTTCTTGAGGAATGGAACTAGAGAGTTTGTTGTTGTAAAGGTAAAGAAAGGATAAGTTTGTCAAATTTCCTATTGAAGCAGGGATTGGACCTGTGAAATTGTTGTTAGACAATGCAAGGCTAGAAAGAGATCTTAATAACCCAATTTCTTGGGGAATGGAACCAGAGAGTTTGTTGTTGTAAAGGTAAAGAACAGATAAGTTTATTAAATTTCCTATCGAAGGAATACTTCCATAGAGTGAGTTAATGCTAAGATCAACATGAGTAAGGTTGGGAAAAAGGGAGAAGTTCAAACCTTCTAGCTTCCCTTTCAAATCTGAAGAGGAAAGGTTTAGATGAGTGATGCTCCCAAACGAACCACAAATGATCCCTATCCAAGTGCAGGGCCTGGTTCCGACCCAAGAAGACAAGGTGGATTGACTTTCCTTGTCAAGACTAGCCTTCCATACTAAAAGTGCCTCTACTTCCGTCACTCCTACAGGAGCTGTTGCAGATATTGAAGAAGCAGTCGAAGCAATGAAGTTGAAAGAAGAAACTAAAACAAGGTTGAGGAAGAAGAGGACTTTGAGTGGCAAGGGCATCGTAACTCTTATGGGTTTTTGTTGATATGGGCTGTATATTGGCGAATGAACAATCAGACATTtataaatagatttttttttttagatggAAGGCATTGAGAATATTTGATAGAATCTTTGAAGTGACATGTGGGCTATCCGTGGAATACTACGTAGCTACTCCTTTGCACCTACTTTGTAAAGCTTTCAATAAGAAACTTTCTACAACGCTTAGAAGTTAAGAGATATATTAATGTGTGCGCCTGTTCATAGTCTTGTTAAAACATGCATATATATTCAATTGTttgtttaccactttacctgaatttgttatcataaaattGTATGATCCACTCAAACTATATAGTTCTAGGTAAGTTAAAGACTATTTACTTTTCATTTCCAAATGTCTTCCTCCGGTTCCTTCTAGGAACCGATCATGTTATCCTTTAGTACTGATacacatttctttttctctctatcCTTCGTACTTGATTTGTTAGTATTTCTCGTTGAGTTTCAGCTTACTTTTGTTGGTTTGTTTCTTGTTTGCTCCTTTTAGCTAAATAAAGTTCATACAGACCGttctttgataaaatttatctttattaattaagaaaaaaatctataaataATATTGATATGTATCTTATCCTTATCTGCTTTAAGTTTTGGGACAAGATTTAGAGAAATTTCTTTAAATCAAGTTCATGAagtttcttttaaaaatgattaaataaaaaattaaatgcaaaaattCAAACTGATTGATTTAAAAAGCTTTGTTGCATAGAACAAGtgtacaaaatttgaaaaaaatggtattttatttatgtaggtgtttttattaattattataacaGAGTTTTCACCCTTCAATAAATGGTGATCAAATTTATATGTAGACAGTATTTTTGTTACACTTTATATATTATTGATTTTctcattaaattttatcaatttattggttttgattttcaaaattaatttttatttgatttttttaaagagatGACCGcaacaaaattggaatttaatTACACTTTTTTAGTTAACATATCTTTTTGtgtaataaaatcttaaaagtGTAACTATTTAACcttttaatttcacttttttcacatttaataGCAATATAAAAATGTGTAATGAAATCTTAATAGAAGA
It contains:
- the LOC18612087 gene encoding probable leucine-rich repeat receptor-like protein kinase At1g35710, producing the protein MPLPLKVLFFLNLVLVSSFNFIASTASSISATAPVGVTEVEALLVWKASLDKESQSTLSSWVGTRPCTWIGIICGSFGSITHLNLSSSDLKGKLEGLNFSLFPNLTHVDLSINSLYGSIPSIGNLINLSVLYLYNNKLSGSIPQEIGLLRSLSSLALSNNNFTGPIPASIGNLTNLSFLYLYNNKLSSSIPQEIGLLRSLSDLQLSYNNFTGPIPASIGNMIHLSVLYLNNNKLSNFIPQEIGLLRSLSDLGLSDNNLTGPIPASIGNLTNLSILYLYSNKLSGSISQEIGLLRSLSSLALSDNNFTGPIPASIGNLTNLSFLYLYSNKLSGSIPQEIGLLRSLSSLTLSDNNFTGPIPASIGNLTNLSFLYLYSNKLSGFIPQEIGLLRSLSNLALSDNNFTGPIPVSIGNLTNLSVLNFYSNKLSGSIPQEIGLLRSLSSLTLSDSNFTGPIPASIGNLTNLSVLNFYSNKLSGSIPQEIGLLRSLSDLELFDNNFTGPIPVSIGNLTNLSVLNLYYNKLSSSIPQEIGLLRSLSDLELSNNNFTSLIPASMGNLTNLSVLNFYSNKLSGSISQEIGXISLQMYPF